TAAAGAACTCTTTAAAGCACTCAGATTAAGGCTAATTGGATACATGATAAGAGAActtacttgaaaatttcacaattactATATTGAAAGAACCCCTTTGCAACAGAGAAAAAGAGCTTGGTGCCTAAAGCTAAAATCAACAAGGCTTCCATCAAGCCAAGTTTGAGAGAGAcctgaaaaagttttttgtaAGACTGTAAGAGTTGACTTGAAAAACGTTTCATGTATGGATAATATGAAACTTAGATATAACCACCTCAGATGAATTAAAAACTACATACCATATCATCTGGACCTTCACAGCTATGTCTGTAAGGCATTCCTTCTGGAACGATTTTGTTGAGCATCATTTCCATGTCATCTCTCACGTCTGGATCCCAACTTTCGTTCAATGCCAAACTGGCGGACGTATGAAGAACTAGAACACAGAATTAAGTAAAATATCATATTGCAATCGAACTGCCAAATATGATAGGCTTAAAAGATAAGCCTTGAACTTGTTGagcaaaaatttcttcattgaTAAACAGTTGTGAAAAATGAGTATACTCTGTCCTAACGAGTAGGTAGGCAACACAAAAGCTGTTATCCTGTTTATTGCATATACTGAGCTTCATGGGCAAAAGGTAGAAAGAACTAAATACCCATAAAGTTTACATCCAAACGAGTGAAGTCCGATGGTATTTACTCTAACTCTGAGGCGAGAATATCAAATTTGCTTGTTCATGCATCTAATTTGAATGCAAAGTTGCCTTTATAAGAGACAAGATACCTACTTTGTATATGGCACAGGCCTACAGAAAATTGACAAAGCTCTGGAATCTGTCGTAATATTTCTTCAGTGACCAAGTGGACTCCTCGATGTTGTGGTCtgaggttgatttttttttgaaaccaGGCAGAGCCAATTTGTATACCCCTGTTCGATGAAGCCATATTCGTAGCACAGCTGATCGCAGCAACTCAAATTTCGTGAAAGCGTACCCCACCACAACACAGTAAATAAAATACTAAATCACGATAGTACATTGGCGGTAATCATCTCCGTTAGTCTGACTAAAACGAACGATTTCATCTCCTTTTCTTCCCTTTTAATGGATAACGGAATCAACGAATACAGGTATTCAACGTTTCGTACTTTCGATGCTGTGGTTACGACGACGAGAATACGAGCCAcatttcgatttatttttccttcatcTACAGTATGCACGACTGTGTCTCAACTCGTGAGGTTACGACAGGTTAGAAAAGATAACGATTAACTTGACATGCACCACGGTGAAAGGATTGCATGGTGTGCCTGAAGCACCTGGAATATAGCTATCCCTTTTAAAACTATCCTCTCTCGCGCACCACAATCCTAgggtgcgttccgaaattaCATTGAAGCGCTAAAaactccctaggacagaggCAAATCTACCCACGAACATggcagcgcaaaagagataaaagattgtTGACAGATTGGAGAGCTAATATCATGTAACATCCGATCGACATGCTCATGTAGCTTAGATTCAAGGAGCCCAAACGCTGTACTGTAGATGTGGACCCTGAAAGCAACAAAAAAGATATATCGGCTGTGGTGGCGCTGCTGTCGTTAGTATAGGACAAGGTCCGTAGATTGGACAGTTCAAGACACGCGTgggcaaaaaaattagtgaGAATGCGCCAAAAGTTTCGTATGACAATGGATGCTTACCATTTATACCCATATTCATAGTCTCTCCTTATCTCAAGGATGAAGGAGGCCTTGATGAAGGCTTCCTTGAATCTCCGAGGCGTCCTTGTTTTATAGTCGCAACTTAGCTCTCCCTTCCAGAAAGAAGACATATTTAGGGATATGTGATTGCTTATGGTGGTAAAATTGCTGATCGAAGCGCCACTCGGCTATATTTAAATCTAACTTAAACCGCTTGGCTCTCATTGTCAAGTTGCATCGGTTGATGAGAGTGTATAACCTCAAAGAGGTAGACTGGCTGTGATCTCTGCGTCATACGGGTCATAAGTGCATAGACGCAAGCATTGGCTACATGAAACGATACAGCCAATCGCAGTGCCGAAGGTTTCCTTAAGGCAACTCGAGACCTGCCTTGAAAGAAGGAGGCCAATAAGGCTCTTTGTTCTGTCGAGGAAAGTctatgaaacgtgaaatgaGGAACAAGGTGTAACatccgaccggaacgtccgtatgttttatcgactattattactgcatgtcacttttatcaactaaccaaactcgaagtacgaAAATCTTATAACCGTAAGGTGttaaaacaactgtctaactatttggaatatccctagatggaaACAACTATGACATTCACTAACCAAAGCTTCAAAACCATAGGTTTGTTCGTGCTAGATACACTTTCTACACTTTCGTGGGGAGTGTACACTTGCGCGTTCGTTTTAGCGGACGTGACGTCGAATGACGCTGCTCGTTTCACAAATGTCTCTAGACTTTCGTTACCCAGATAACAATCGTGCGTCGCACGTAACCCGCACGCCGTGATAGTCACATAGTGCGAGCGTAATGCGTGACACATGACTCGCACGCCGTGATCTCATCGCGTATAGAGTGATAAACACATGGCATGCACGTAACGTTTGACGTTTCACTTCGAGATGCGCCGCATGGCATGAGCATTTTTAGAtagcattaaatttttcaaggcATTATAgcattttataatttcactgaacatttatttcaattttttttcatgggAAAAAGTTGCATATTAAACATTatgattttattataatttttcatttgaaaaagtttccaTTAAccgttgaatttatttttgtaatctgaaaaatttttattaatcattgagttaatttatttgttcactggaaaaaattctcattacaaaatgaaattttatggtcaatgtattaatttttgaagttatacttctttaggcgcgttatgaaaaactgatgagagtgaaatttcaggatgcgcgcgcatcactgtaacacaaaactgtaacacaaaattaacaggatgaagttgcccactcaaccgaattcattaaatctcgaaaaaaagctaaatatttatccacatggttttagtttttacagtcacaacacgtgttttattttcatacaagtgcgaattatatatgtggcaataaaatatattcagtagtgatttaaattgaatatttggattaatattatttactatttgtgaatattagtgaaaaaattgtgctaaaatactttttcaagtgctccaatataattgaggttagttatccgtatgtattatttattgatataaattaaaatatcattatttaatataattaatactaaatattattaaattatcaatgttgaatatttattattggttttttaaaatttacaaaataaagaaataaatttaatagaacatttaataaaaagttcgtgacaaaaatttaatagattatttaaatataatgtaagacatccgttatttgttttattgttttttttacatacttcttttctttatcattgTGTGACAGAAGATTTTGacatgttgtgtattttttaatgatgacaaagaagtataacttctcacgcgcgtacataagtacacgcacccatttttttttattaatcattTTACAACTCTAATCCATTATGTATGTGACTTGTCGGTTTTAAAATCCGCGGCAGTAGCCTACctctatataatatataaagtTATCATATGTGACCACATGCAACCACATATGCCGCCAAGTTGCCGCCATCACTGCATACAACGTGCACGTGTATattcagttttttcaattttcattcgtgcTTAAGCAgtgcatattatatacactttgtgtacacttttttttcaatttttcaattttcattcgtgcTTAAGCAgtgcatattatatacacttTGTGTACACTTTTTGCACTATGTCTAGACCAAGTGTAAGAAGTGTAAAAAGTGTAAATGGTTCAAGCCGCATGAATGCTACAGGTTTTTCCACTACGTTAGTGAACTGTGATGCGATATATACCTTAAAACTCACGAGTGACAGCAAACCCATAACCTCACTACAAATCAGAACAAAGTAGTACAGtattttacttgaaaaacGACGTTCAATTTGATAACGGTGTACTTAAAACATAAGGTATGAAAGATTTCGTTAACAAATTCCAAAATGCTTTATCTTATATACTAATTTGTTGTATTAATAAGTGTTTCGAGGAAAAAAACGACTGTACGTAACGTGCGCCATTTTCTTGTCCCCACTTTTCTGCACCTTCTACACTATTGCGTTCGCGCTATCTTAGCTACACTCGAGAAGCCGACGTACACTCCCCAGCAATCCCTAGTACACTACCCTAGTTCGTTTTACACTCACGAGTGCAGAGTGTAGCTAGCCGAACAAACCTCATATTACGAGACCTTCGCACTACAAAgagctataatattattatacgttattatataccactatcatattaacaccataattaactaacaccattatatccaattattatataacactcgacaatgccatttgtgcattcTGAGCTGAGAGCTACACTAGGGGTTTTCCAACTATCGCACTCTGTGTCGTTCTGTGTCGTTCCGTGTAAATTGTATACTGGGCTGTTGTTGGAACGCTGTAGTGTTCAAATTGAACGGGAGAGTGCGTGCATGTTCCAAGAACGGAGTGGGAAAATAACTAGGCATTTGACAGATATGTATCCTCCGAGTTTGAGTACTAAAACGCATGTTATAAATTGTACATAATAttgataaaagtaacaaaCGTtcgttcaaattatttttttaaattaaagaGTGTGATCATTGTACGGTACGACCGGCTTTATTACTTTCTACATTTATGCAATCATGCAGACTAATGCTGACAACGTTaaaattctcttttttccAGTTTCTTTTTGGTTACAGAACTACAGCGTTGGCAACGCTGATATTCATTGCACGGTTAAACACAACTTTTTTGAGACTCGGATAAGAGCGACTCCGTGAGACATCGTGTAGTAGTTGGAACACCCGACGGCGTACACTGTGTCGCACTGTGTCGCTCTGTGTCGTAGTTGGAAAACCACTACTATAAGCAACTTACGCTATACCATATAGCCTGGAGTATAaaagactgtaaaaccatagataCGTTTTTAACCGaaataatgtaaagatagGTGTACTGCTGCAATAATCCATAAAACCAGAAACTGCAAAACCATCAAAATCGTGAATACCAATTATCCAGCATGAATCATACTTTCCTCCGTGACGCCGTATAGTAGGCAACACGCGCAGcgttttgaaggcaatgcagatctccaatACGGAGCCATACATAGCTCCATCTAGAGAACACATTCGGAAACTTAACGACGAAACGATTGAAGGTAAATCAACTCGCAATAAACTCAAAGATGCATACGTGGCAACGCCC
The Neodiprion lecontei isolate iyNeoLeco1 chromosome 3, iyNeoLeco1.1, whole genome shotgun sequence DNA segment above includes these coding regions:
- the LOC107224147 gene encoding UPF0047 protein YjbQ isoform X2 — translated: MASSNRGIQIGSAWFQKKINLRPQHRGVHLVTEEILRQIPELCQFSVGLCHIQILHTSASLALNESWDPDVRDDMEMMLNKIVPEGMPYRHSCEGPDDMVSLKLGLMEALLILALGTKLFFSVAKGFFQYSNCEIFNLPM
- the LOC107224147 gene encoding UPF0047 protein YjbQ isoform X1, translated to MASSNRGIQIGSAWFQKKINLRPQHRGVHLVTEEILRQIPELCQFSVGLCHIQILHTSASLALNESWDPDVRDDMEMMLNKIVPEGMPYRHSCEGPDDMPAHVKACFLGSSLSIPITDGKLALGTWQGVWLCEHRDHAGSRKLVITLTGCLRDSARSPLSPVSPIASTSS